A DNA window from Arachis duranensis cultivar V14167 chromosome 3, aradu.V14167.gnm2.J7QH, whole genome shotgun sequence contains the following coding sequences:
- the LOC107476617 gene encoding arginine decarboxylase, with the protein MPALACCVDAAPAPPGYALAGDISLPPPVTFTGALPLATTTDDADTNTSHWTPSMSSTLYRIDGWGAPYFAVNTAGNISVMPHGLGTLPHQEIDLLKIVKKASDPKHFGGLGLQLPLIVRFPDVLKNRLESLQSAFQFAIQEQGYDGHYQGVYPVKCNQDRFVVEDIVKFGSPFRFGLEAGSKPELLLAMSCLCKGNQEALLVCNGFKDREYISLAIVARKLALNTVIVLEQEEELDLVVEISKKLCIRPVIGLRAKLRTKHSGHFGSTSGEKGKFGLNTTQVLRVVKKLENLGMLDCLQLLHFHIGSQIPTTALLADGVGEAAQIYCEMVRLGAQMRVIDIGGGLGIDYDGTKSCDSDISVGYSLEEYAAAVVSAVQFVCDRRSVKHPVICSESGRAIVSHHSVLIFEAIGASSYGAPTLSTVGLQYLVEALSDEARADYQSLSAATMIGDYENCVLYMEQLKQRCVEQFKQGTLGMEQLASVDGLCDLVSSAIGAKDPVRTYHVNLSVFTSIPDFWGIDQMFPIVPVHRLDEKPTAKGILSDLTCDSDGKIDRFIGGESSLPLHELEGNDGGYYLGMFLGGAYEEALGGLHNLFGGPSVVRVMQRDGPHGFAVTRAVPGPSSGDVLRVMQHEPELMFETLKHRAQEFAADENGHDDDEDVDEKSMMNAAALAARLAFSFDNMPYLVASSSCALNAMENNSFYYCSSDEFSEVVTDSTCA; encoded by the coding sequence ATGCCGGCCTTGGCTTGCTGCGTGGACGCTGCACCTGCTCCTCCCGGCTACGCTCTCGCCGGGGACATATCTCTTCCTCCGCCGGTCACATTCACCGGCGCACTTCCGCTGGCGACAACAACCGACGACGCTGACACCAACACCTCCCATTGGACGCCGTCCATGTCATCCACCCTGTACAGGATCGACGGCTGGGGCGCTCCCTACTTCGCCGTCAACACCGCCGGAAACATCTCCGTCATGCCGCACGGCCTCGGAACCCTTCCCCACCAGGAGATCGATCTGTTGAAGATCGTGAAGAAAGCCTCCGATCCCAAACACTTCGGGGGCCTCGGCCTCCAGCTGCCGCTCATCGTCCGCTTCCCTGACGTACTCAAGAACCGCCTCGAGTCTCTTCAATCGGCGTTCCAGTTTGCGATCCAGGAACAGGGGTACGATGGTCATTACCAAGGTGTATACCCCGTGAAGTGCAACCAGGACAGGTTCGTTGTTGAGGACATAGTTAAATTCGGTTCACCGTTCCGGTTCGGGCTCGAAGCCGGGTCCAAACCGGAGCTTCTTTTAGCCATGTCATGCCTCTGCAAGGGGAATCAAGAAGCGCTTCTTGTTTGCAACGGTTTCAAGGACAGAGAATACATCTCTCTTGCAATTGTTGCGAGGAAGCTTGCTCTCAACACTGTTATTGTTCTTGAGCAAGAGGAAGAGCTCGATTTGGTGGTTGAGATCAGCAAAAAGCTTTGCATTCGACCGGTTATTGGTCTTCGTGCCAAGCTTAGAACCAAGCATTCTGGTCATTTCGGTTCTACTTCTGGCGAGAAAGGGAAATTTGGACTCAACACTACTCAGGTTCTTCGTGTTGTGAAGAAGCTTGAGAATTTGGGCATGCTGGATTGCCTTCAGCTTCTGCATTTCCACATTGGTTCTCAGATTCCAACCACTGCGTTGCTTGCTGATGGTGTTGGAGAGGCTGCACAGATTTACTGTGAAATGGTTAGGCTTGGTGCCCAGATGCGTGTCATCGACATTGGTGGTGGTTTGGGAATTGATTATGATGGCACAAAGTCATGTGACTCTGATATCTCTGTTGGGTATAGTTTGGAAGAATATGCGGCCGCAGTGGTTAGCGCGGTTCAGTTTGTTTGTGACAGAAGATCCGTGAAACACCCTGTGATTTGCAGTGAGAGTGGAAGAGCCATTGTGTCTCATCACTCTGTTTTGATCTTTGAAGCCATTGGAGCTAGCTCTTATGGAGCTCCAACATTGTCCACAGTTGGGCTTCAGTACTTGGTTGAGGCGCTTTCCGATGAAGCACGCGCCGATTACCAGAGCCTCTCGGCGGCAACCATGATTGGTGACTATGAAAACTGTGTGCTTTACATGGAACAGTTGAAACAACGCTGTGTTGAGCAGTTCAAGCAGGGTACTTTGGGAATGGAACAGCTTGCTTCTGTGGACGGCTTGTGTGACCTTGTGAGCAGTGCAATTGGTGCGAAGGATCCGGTGCGCACTTACCATGTGAACCTTTCTGTGTTCACCTCCATTCCTGATTTCTGGGGGATTGATCAGATGTTTCCAATTGTACCGGTTCACAGGCTCGACGAGAAGCCGACGGCGAAGGGGATTCTATCGGATTTGACTTGTGACAGTGATGGGAAGATTGACAGGTTCATTGGGGGAGAATCAAGTTTGCCCCTTCATGAATTGGAAGGCAATGATGGTGGCTACTATCTGGGAATGTTCTTGGGTGGGGCTTATGAGGAGGCGCTTGGAGGTCTCCATAACCTCTTTGGTGGCCCGAGCGTTGTTCGGGTGATGCAGAGGGACGGCCCACATGGCTTTGCGGTGACGCGGGCGGTCCCTGGGCCTTCCTCTGGAGACGTCCTCCGAGTGATGCAGCACGAGCCCGAGCTCATGTTCGAGACACTCAAGCACAGGGCGCAAGAGTTTGCAGCAGATGAGAATggccatgatgatgatgaagatgttgaTGAGAAGAGTATGATGAATGCTGCGGCTCTTGCTGCTAGACTCGCTTTCTCATTTGATAACATGCCATATCTGGTTGCATCTTCATCTTGTGCCTTGAATGCAATGGAGAACAATAGCTTCTACTATTGTTCCAGTGATGAGTTCAGCGAAGTTGTGACTGATTCTACTTGTGCTTGA